Proteins from a single region of Candidatus Limnocylindrales bacterium:
- a CDS encoding peptide MFS transporter → MSLLHRTGRTRLRRRVQIRFTAPTQARAVRRRGAGCYRRSALEASLDHVPPAAARTFLGHPAGLFVLFFTEMWERMSYYGMRALLVLYMTSYLFADDARAHNVLGYDAIRSTIEGVFGGQNTQQLASQLYGLYTGLVYLTPFFGGMLADRVLGQRKSVYIGGVLMMIGHFLMAVESLFFVALFFLICGNGCFKPNISTQVGRLYGEGDPRRDAAFTIFYMGINLGAFFAPLVCGTLGQSERFGWHWGFASAGVGMALGLVVYFLGQSTLAPDTLNAEDERAGVRPPLTAAEKYAILSLCVLCVLNIVFWGVYEQQGNTMQLWADARTDWHVFGRELPSTWYQAFNPLMIFVFAPVLSAVWAWQARRAGGEPSSVVKMAIGCALLGVGYIVMIAAATVVPSPGRGSISWLVGATFIFTIGELYLSPIGLSLVTKVAPRRYVSMLMGMWFLSSFFGNYMSGLLGTFYSVLPGNQFFAMLAVLAIATGATMWAMNRPLQRWLGGHM, encoded by the coding sequence GTGAGCCTCCTTCATCGAACGGGACGGACGCGGCTGCGCCGTCGCGTTCAGATCCGTTTCACGGCGCCGACTCAAGCCCGGGCGGTTCGCCGGCGCGGCGCGGGATGCTATCGTCGCAGCGCTCTGGAAGCCTCCCTCGATCATGTCCCGCCGGCCGCGGCGCGGACGTTTCTCGGCCATCCCGCGGGCCTGTTCGTCCTGTTCTTCACCGAGATGTGGGAACGGATGAGCTACTACGGGATGCGCGCGCTGCTCGTGCTGTACATGACGAGCTATCTGTTCGCGGACGACGCGCGCGCGCACAACGTCCTCGGGTACGACGCAATCCGGAGCACGATCGAAGGCGTGTTCGGAGGCCAGAACACGCAGCAGCTCGCGTCGCAGCTCTACGGCCTTTACACGGGCCTGGTCTACCTGACGCCGTTCTTCGGCGGGATGCTCGCCGACCGCGTGCTCGGTCAGCGAAAGAGCGTCTACATCGGCGGAGTGCTGATGATGATCGGCCACTTCCTGATGGCGGTCGAGTCGCTGTTCTTCGTTGCGCTGTTCTTCCTGATCTGCGGCAACGGCTGCTTCAAGCCCAACATCTCGACGCAGGTCGGACGCCTCTACGGCGAGGGCGACCCGCGCCGCGACGCTGCGTTCACGATCTTCTACATGGGCATCAACCTCGGCGCGTTCTTCGCGCCGCTCGTTTGCGGCACGCTCGGGCAGAGCGAGCGCTTCGGCTGGCACTGGGGCTTCGCGTCGGCCGGCGTCGGCATGGCGCTCGGGCTCGTCGTCTATTTTCTGGGTCAGAGCACGCTCGCGCCCGACACGCTGAACGCAGAGGACGAACGCGCAGGCGTCCGTCCGCCGCTCACGGCCGCCGAAAAGTATGCAATCCTGTCGCTGTGCGTGCTGTGCGTGCTGAATATCGTCTTCTGGGGCGTCTACGAGCAGCAGGGCAACACGATGCAGCTGTGGGCCGACGCACGCACCGACTGGCACGTGTTCGGCCGCGAGCTGCCGTCGACGTGGTATCAGGCATTCAATCCTCTGATGATTTTCGTGTTTGCGCCGGTGCTGAGCGCAGTCTGGGCGTGGCAGGCCAGGCGCGCGGGCGGCGAGCCGTCGAGCGTCGTCAAGATGGCCATCGGCTGCGCGCTGCTCGGCGTCGGATACATCGTGATGATTGCCGCAGCGACAGTCGTGCCGTCGCCGGGTCGTGGATCGATTTCGTGGCTGGTCGGCGCGACGTTCATCTTCACGATCGGCGAGCTCTACCTGTCGCCGATCGGCCTCTCGCTGGTTACCAAGGTGGCGCCGCGTCGCTACGTATCGATGCTGATGGGCATGTGGTTCCTGTCGAGCTTTTTCGGCAACTACATGAGCGGCCTGCTCGGCACCTTCTATTCGGTGCTTCCGGGCAACCAGTTCTTCGCGATGCTGGCCGTGCTCGCGATCGCAACCGGTGCGACGATGTGGGCCATGAACCGGCCGCTCCAGCGCTGGCTCGGCGGACACATGTGA
- a CDS encoding LLM class F420-dependent oxidoreductase: MKFGLFGINFGACAEPAVAIEIARAAEQAGFDSLWTGEHVVLPDPQVPPSPVPPQTPMLDPVVALAAIAQHTKRILLGTGIIILPQRNPLVLAKELATLDIVSGGRLLFGVGVGYLEAEFRALGIPFENKGARTMDYLRAMQAIWTQPSPTYEGRFASFSGVDAQPRPVQKPHPPIVFGGHTAAAFGRAVEIAAGWYGFSQDVEQTARCLEGLRSAAERRERPQSLGPLEISVTPPAGLPDADAVRRYEDLGVDRLILLPRAVSRADVMRYVGDAAAAFIAR, from the coding sequence ATGAAATTCGGACTGTTCGGCATCAATTTCGGCGCATGCGCCGAGCCGGCCGTGGCGATCGAGATCGCACGCGCGGCCGAGCAGGCAGGGTTCGATTCGCTGTGGACCGGGGAGCACGTCGTGCTGCCGGATCCGCAGGTGCCGCCGTCTCCGGTACCGCCGCAGACGCCGATGCTCGATCCGGTCGTCGCGCTCGCCGCCATCGCGCAGCACACGAAACGGATCCTGCTCGGCACAGGCATCATCATTCTGCCGCAGCGAAATCCGCTGGTGCTTGCCAAGGAGCTCGCGACGCTCGACATCGTCTCCGGAGGCCGGCTGCTGTTCGGCGTGGGCGTCGGTTATCTCGAGGCCGAGTTCCGCGCGCTCGGCATTCCGTTCGAGAACAAAGGCGCTCGCACGATGGACTACCTTCGTGCGATGCAGGCGATCTGGACGCAGCCCTCACCCACTTACGAAGGTCGCTTCGCAAGTTTTTCGGGCGTCGACGCGCAGCCGCGGCCGGTGCAGAAGCCGCATCCGCCGATCGTCTTCGGCGGTCACACTGCGGCGGCATTCGGGCGAGCCGTCGAGATCGCGGCAGGCTGGTACGGGTTCTCTCAGGACGTCGAGCAGACCGCGCGATGCCTGGAAGGTCTTCGCAGCGCCGCCGAACGCCGGGAACGTCCGCAGTCGCTCGGGCCGCTCGAGATCAGCGTGACGCCGCCGGCCGGCCTTCCGGACGCGGACGCGGTACGGCGCTATGAGGATCTCGGAGTCGACCGGCTGATCCTTCTGCCCCGTGCGGTCAGCCGCGCGGATGTCATGCGCTACGTCGGCGACGCAGCGGCTGCGTTCATCGCGCGCTGA
- a CDS encoding carbonic anhydrase has translation MSDIISGPEALRRLRDGNERYVSNVRSLDSLLSYMHRAELAAGQSPIAIILGCSDSRVPAEVVFDQGLGDLFVIRVAGNIVAPSQVGSVEFAASLFGSRLVVVLGHTECGAIKATVDELEGHPSPESSNLRFIVDSVRPAVEPLMKTRIAGEHDALMKAAGRANVEATANHLRRGSPLLEKLISEKGLLVVGAEYDLASGRVDFFDGVPD, from the coding sequence ATGTCCGACATCATCTCCGGCCCGGAAGCGCTTCGCCGTCTGCGCGACGGCAACGAACGGTACGTCTCCAACGTGCGCAGCCTCGATTCGCTGCTGAGCTACATGCACCGCGCCGAGCTCGCGGCCGGGCAGTCGCCGATTGCGATCATTCTCGGCTGCTCGGATTCGCGCGTGCCGGCCGAAGTCGTCTTCGACCAGGGGCTGGGAGATCTCTTCGTGATTCGCGTGGCGGGCAACATCGTCGCGCCGTCACAGGTCGGCAGCGTCGAGTTTGCCGCCTCGCTGTTCGGCTCACGGCTGGTCGTCGTGCTCGGACACACCGAGTGCGGTGCGATCAAGGCGACCGTCGACGAGCTCGAAGGTCATCCGAGTCCCGAATCGTCCAATCTACGCTTCATCGTCGATTCGGTGCGCCCGGCCGTCGAGCCGCTGATGAAAACCCGGATTGCGGGCGAACATGACGCGCTGATGAAGGCGGCTGGTCGCGCCAACGTGGAGGCCACGGCCAATCATCTTCGCCGCGGCTCGCCGCTGCTCGAGAAGCTGATCTCCGAAAAGGGCCTGCTCGTGGTCGGCGCAGAATACGATCTGGCAAGCGGTCGAGTCGATTTCTTCGACGGGGTGCCGGACTGA
- a CDS encoding L,D-transpeptidase family protein, translated as MLVALSLGGFGATGALGAAAFGCASPPHQPVHIRRTTPRLTPADLEPDAASAEPRYIGWGEHTVATRLAEIGDRARSRWKPYFDRAGVSYPPASAEIVVLKRERRVEVYAGQSPYALSFVRTIAIEAASGGPGPKLREGDRQVPEGIYEIEKLNPNSAYHVSMRLSYPNAFDQRMGERDRRPRLGGDIMIHGGSKSIGCVAVGDIAAEDLFVLSADAGLEHVSVLIAPRDFRRTGESEPAAGQPSWVHELYVDLSRSLRILPAPVPIAAGRSPEDTLASGTSVH; from the coding sequence TTGCTCGTTGCGCTTTCGCTGGGCGGCTTCGGCGCCACCGGCGCGCTCGGCGCGGCGGCTTTCGGCTGCGCGTCGCCGCCGCATCAACCGGTGCACATCCGCCGCACGACGCCGCGGCTTACACCTGCCGACCTCGAACCGGACGCCGCTTCGGCCGAACCGCGTTACATCGGATGGGGTGAGCACACCGTCGCCACCCGTCTTGCCGAAATCGGAGACCGCGCGCGCAGCCGCTGGAAACCGTACTTCGACCGCGCCGGCGTTTCGTACCCGCCGGCGAGCGCCGAGATCGTCGTGCTCAAGCGCGAGCGGCGCGTCGAAGTCTACGCCGGCCAGTCGCCGTATGCCCTGTCGTTCGTGCGTACGATCGCGATCGAAGCCGCAAGCGGCGGACCGGGACCCAAGCTGCGCGAAGGCGACCGCCAGGTGCCCGAAGGCATCTACGAAATCGAAAAGCTCAATCCGAACAGCGCGTACCACGTCTCGATGCGGCTCTCGTATCCGAACGCGTTCGACCAGCGCATGGGAGAGCGCGACCGCCGCCCGCGCCTCGGCGGCGACATCATGATTCACGGCGGCTCCAAATCGATCGGCTGCGTGGCCGTCGGTGACATTGCTGCCGAGGATCTGTTCGTGCTGAGCGCCGATGCCGGACTCGAGCACGTCTCGGTGCTGATCGCGCCGCGCGATTTTCGCCGGACCGGCGAGTCCGAACCCGCTGCAGGCCAGCCGTCGTGGGTTCACGAGCTTTACGTGGACCTCAGCCGCAGCCTGCGAATCCTGCCCGCGCCGGTGCCCATTGCGGCCGGCCGCTCGCCCGAGGACACGCTGGCCTCCGGCACCTCGGTTCACTGA
- a CDS encoding SDR family oxidoreductase, with protein MASSGNTAKSVFLTGASGGLGEGMARGFARRGYALALTARRTDKLEALAAELRTGGAANVIVRGLDVTDFASVPRVLNEAADALGGLDIVIANSGIGGSTPIGKGAFDAARQVVETNLLGAMATIDAAVELFYRQRRGHVVGVTSVAAVRGLPNQGAYSASKSGLSRYLEAVRAEVAGSGIRVSDLAPGFIDTEINRHMPSRPFVVSAETGTEAMVSMIEGGTGFAYVPRMPWTVLAQLLKVLPARLLTVTR; from the coding sequence ATGGCCAGTTCCGGAAACACGGCAAAGTCAGTTTTTCTTACGGGTGCATCGGGCGGTCTCGGTGAAGGCATGGCGCGCGGCTTCGCGCGCCGCGGTTACGCGCTCGCGCTGACGGCTCGACGCACCGACAAGCTGGAAGCGCTGGCCGCCGAGCTCCGTACCGGCGGCGCAGCGAACGTGATCGTGCGGGGCCTCGACGTCACCGACTTCGCATCGGTGCCGCGCGTGCTGAACGAGGCGGCCGACGCGCTCGGCGGCCTCGACATCGTGATCGCGAATTCCGGAATCGGCGGTTCGACCCCGATCGGCAAAGGCGCGTTCGATGCCGCGCGCCAGGTGGTCGAGACCAACCTGCTCGGCGCGATGGCCACGATCGACGCCGCCGTCGAGCTCTTCTACCGGCAGCGTCGCGGCCACGTCGTCGGCGTCACGTCGGTTGCCGCGGTGCGCGGGTTGCCGAACCAGGGCGCCTATTCGGCCAGCAAGTCGGGGCTTTCGCGCTATCTCGAAGCCGTGCGCGCCGAAGTCGCCGGCAGCGGCATCCGCGTCAGCGATCTCGCGCCCGGGTTCATCGATACCGAGATCAACCGGCACATGCCGAGCCGCCCGTTCGTGGTCTCGGCCGAGACCGGAACCGAGGCGATGGTTTCGATGATCGAAGGCGGCACCGGCTTCGCGTACGTACCAAGGATGCCGTGGACGGTGCTCGCGCAGCTCCTCAAAGTGCTGCCGGCGCGGCTGCTGACGGTGACGCGCTAG
- a CDS encoding sulfite exporter TauE/SafE family protein, with amino-acid sequence MLAAAHAFGPLELLAVAAAAVAAGAVNALAGGGTLITFPVLMAAGMPALAANITNTVALCPGHIGATLAQAAALRGQRPLLAMLVPAGIIGGLIGGLLLLHTGEKTFRDVVPVLLLASSILLAMQDRVRAMLAARELRRGTNHGHAHWAPLVVGTAAIYGGYFGAGLGVVLLAALGTVLDEPLPRLNALKQVVALVVNVAAAVFFVFSGSIDWIVTAAMAVGALIGGALGGYLAGRVNAGALRGVMVAIGAVLAVFYWMH; translated from the coding sequence TTGCTTGCTGCCGCGCACGCCTTCGGGCCACTCGAGCTGCTGGCGGTTGCAGCGGCGGCCGTTGCCGCCGGAGCCGTCAATGCGCTTGCAGGCGGCGGCACGCTGATCACGTTCCCCGTGCTGATGGCCGCGGGCATGCCCGCGCTGGCCGCAAACATCACGAACACGGTCGCGCTGTGTCCCGGTCACATCGGCGCCACGCTTGCGCAAGCCGCGGCGCTGCGCGGACAGCGTCCGCTTCTCGCGATGCTCGTTCCCGCAGGAATCATCGGCGGCCTCATCGGAGGCCTGCTGCTGCTTCACACCGGTGAAAAAACGTTTCGCGACGTCGTTCCGGTTCTTCTGCTGGCGTCGTCGATCCTGCTCGCGATGCAGGATCGCGTGAGGGCGATGCTTGCGGCGCGCGAGCTGCGTCGCGGCACGAATCACGGGCATGCGCACTGGGCACCGCTCGTGGTGGGCACGGCTGCGATCTATGGCGGCTACTTCGGCGCAGGTCTCGGAGTGGTGCTGCTCGCGGCGCTCGGCACCGTGCTCGACGAGCCGCTGCCGCGGCTGAACGCGCTCAAGCAGGTCGTCGCGCTCGTCGTCAATGTTGCCGCCGCCGTGTTCTTCGTGTTCTCGGGCAGCATCGACTGGATCGTCACGGCCGCGATGGCGGTCGGCGCGCTGATCGGCGGCGCGCTCGGCGGCTATCTTGCGGGCAGGGTAAACGCCGGCGCGCTGCGCGGCGTGATGGTCGCCATCGGTGCCGTTCTCGCAGTCTTCTACTGGATGCATTAG